GCGGGGCAACGGCGGGCACCGCAGCCGGTTCTCCGCCGTGCGCCTGCTGCTGGTCGCCTTGCTGCTCGTCGCGGGCGTGAAACTGGTGCAGGTGCAGTGGTTCGACGCCGCGGCGCTCTCGGCCGCGGCCGAACGGCAGCGCACCCAGACCATCGACATCCCCGCCCAGCGCGGGTCCATTGTGGACCGCAACGGCGCGAAGCTGGCGTTCAGCGTCGAGGTGCGCTCGCTGTCGGTGAACCTCAAGGCGTTGCACAAGAGCATGGACGACTGGGTCGCGAAGAACCCCGGCACCAAGAAGACGTTCGACAGCGAGACCGCGGCGGCCGCGAAGTACATCGCGGCCAAGGTGCCGAACCAGCTGACCGAGCAGCAGCTGCTGGACCAGTTCCACAAGCAGGCGTCCTTCACCTACCTCGAGCACAACGTCGAACCGTCGGTCGCGGCCGACATCTGGAAGCAGTTCTCGTGGATCGAACGCGAGAAGCGGGCGCTGCGCGAGTACCCGGGCGACAACCTGGCGTCGAACATCGTCGGCGTCGCCAACTGGCGCACCGAAGACAAGGACATCTCGAAGCACAACCTGCACGGCCTGGTCGGGCTGGAGCAGTCCCGCGACAACGACCTCGCGGGCACGCCCGGCCGGATGCTGGTCAACACCAAGAACGGCAGCGACAACGTCGTCATCCCGGGCACCGAGCGCGACCTCCAGGCCGCCGTCCCGGGTTCCGACCTCGAGCTGACCATCGACTCGGACCTGCAGTACGAGCTGCAGCGCCAGCTGACCGACTACGTGCAGCAGTCACACGCCAAGGGCGGCCAGGCCGTCGTCATGGACGCGAAGACCGGCGAGGTCTACGCGCTGGCCAACGACAAGACGTTCGACCCGAACGACCCCTCGACGTTCAACGACCCCGAGGCGATGAACGACCGCGCGGTGACCACGCCGTTCGAACCCGGGTCGGTGAACAAGATCGTCACCGCCACGGGCGCGATCGCGTACGGCGTCGCGACGCCCGAGTCGACGCTCGAGGTGCCGGGCTCGATGCCGGTGGCCGACAAGGTCGTGCACGACGCCTGGACCCACGGCACGCAGACGTTCACCACGACCGGCGTCTTCGCCAAGTCGTCCAACATCGGCACCCTGCTGCTGGCGCAGAAGGTCGGCGCGGAGCACTACGCCGACCTGCTGAAGAAGTTCGGCCTCGGCCAGCGCACCGGCGTCGGCCTGCCCGGCGAAAGCGCAGGTTCCGTGCCCGCGCGCAGCCAGTGGTCGGCCACCACCTTCGGCAACCTGCCCATCGGGCAGGGCCTGTCGATGACCATCCTGCAGATGACCGGGATGTACCAGGCGATCGCGAACGACGGCCTGCGCGTCGAACCGCGGATCGTCAAGGCGAAGATCAACCCCGACGGCACCGCCGTGCCCGAGCCGGCGCCGAAGACGGTGCAGGTGGTCAGCCCGGAGGCGGCCAAGACGGTGCGCGACATGATGCGCGCGGTCGCCCAGAACGGCAAGGGCCTGCAGAAGGGCACCGCGACGACGGCCGCGGTCGAGGGGTACCAGATCTCCGGGAAGACGGGCACCGGCCAGCAGGTCGACCCGCGGACGAAGGCCTACAGCGACCACCTCTACAACATCACCTTCGCCGGCATCCTGCCCGCCGACCACCCCCGGTTCGTGGTGGGGATCCGGCTGGACGCGCCCGACACGACGCTGCCGGGGGGGCATTCCGCCGCGCCGTTGTTCCACACCATCGCTTCGTACCTGACGCAGCGGTACCAGATTCCGTTGTCCGACGGCTCGTCGCCGGTGGTTCCGCTCGTCATCACGCCGTAGGCACTGTCCGTTAAAGCCCCCTCACGCGGGTTCTCGGATGTCATGAACGACTCTTTCCTGTCATCGGACGAGGTGAACGAGTCGTTCATGACATCGCAGGGGGCTTTGACACGCCGAACGTCCACATCGGCCTGCCGCGACGGCGGAACCCTTGCGGCGCAATGGGGTCGGGATCGCCGTTTAGCACATGTGCCGGGCGCGCACGCAATCGCCGTACCGCGTGCGGGGGCCCGAACCGGCCGCCGGTAGCCTCTTGGCCGTGTCCGTGTCCTCGTCCAGTTCCCAGGTGCCGGAAAGCCCGGTGAAAGCGGTCCCCGCGCCGCCCCGCCCGGCGCGCATCGTCCCGGTCCCGCTGGCGACCCTCCTCGCCCGGGCGGACGCCCGCCTGATCGCCGGCTCGCCCGACGCGGCCGAGCTCACCGTCACCGGCACCACGCTGCGCGCACAGCACGTGCTCCCCGGTGACCTCTTCGCCGCCCTCCCGGGCGCCCGCGCCCACGGCGCCGACTTCAGCGACCAGGCTGTCGCCGCCGGGGCCGTCGCGGTGCTCACCGACGCCGAAGGCGCCGAGCGGCCCGCGCTGCGCGACGCCGGCGTCCCGATCCTCGTCCACGCCGACCCGCGCGCCGCCCTCGGCGAGATCGCCGCCTGGATCTACGGCGAGCCCTCCCTGCGGCTGGCCGTCCTCGGCGTCACCGGCACCTCCGGCAAGACCACGACGTCCTACCTGGTCGACGCCGGGCTCCAGGCCGCCGGCCTGACCACCGGCCTGATCGGCACCGTCGAGACCCGCATCGCGGGCGAGCGCCTGGTCAGCGGCTTCACCACGCCCGAGGCGCCCGACCTGCAGGCCTTGCTCGCGGTGATGCTCGAACGCGGCGTCACGCACGTGCCGATGGAGGTCTCCAGCCACGCGCTCGCGCTGGGCCGCGTCAACGGCACCCGGTTCGCCGTCGGCGCGTTCACCAACCTCTCCCAGGACCACCTGGACTTCCACAAGGACATGCAGGAGTACTTCGCCGCGAAGTCCCTGCTGTTCGACGGCCGCTCGACCACCGAGGTCGTCGTGGTCGACAGCGCGTGGGGGCAGGCCCTGCTCACCCCGCAGACGATCACCGTGACCACGGATCCCGGCACCGACGCGGCGTGGAAGGCCACCGACCTCGAGGCGACGCCGCAGGGTGAGCAGACGTTCACCCTGCACGGCCCCGGCGGCGTCAGCGCCCGCGCCCGGATCCCGCTGCCCGGCGAGTTCAACGTCGCCAACGCCGTGCTCGCCGCCGCGATCCTGAGCACCGCGGGCGTGGGCCTGGAGCACATCGTCACCGGGCTCGCCCAGGTGCAGGTGCCGGGCCGGATGGAGCGCGTCTACGTCGGCCAGGAGTTCACCGCCGTCGTCGACTACGCCCACAAGCCGGCCGCGGTCGCCCAGGGCCTGGACGCGCTGCGGGCCCGCGCGGAGGGCCGGATCATCACCGTGCTCGGCTGCGGCGGCGACCGGGACACCGCCAAGCGCCCGATGATGGGCGAGGCCGCGGCCCGGCGCAGCGAGGTCCTGATCGTCACCGACGACAACCCCCGCTCCGAGGACCCCGCGGCGATCCGTGCCGCCATGCTCGCCGGCGCCCGTGCGGCCGGGCCCGCCGAGATCGTCGAGATCGCCGATCGCCGCGAGGCCATCGCGCACGCCGTCTCACTCGCCGAGCCGGGGGACATCGTCTTCCTCGCCGGCAAGGGGCACGAATCCGGCCAGGAGGCCGGTGGCGTCGTGCACCCGTTCTCCGACCGCGACGAACTGGCCGCGGCCATTCGCAACAAACTCGAGGTGAGTGTGTGATCGTGCTCAGCCTGGCCGAGATCGCCGACGTCGTCGGCGGCCGGCTGCACCGCGCCGACGGGGGCGCGCAAGTGACCGGCAGCGTGGAGTTCGACACCCGGCAGCTCGCCCCCGGCGGCCTGTACGTCGCCCTGCCGGGGGCGAAGGTCGACGGCCACGACTTCGCCGCCCAGGCCGTCGAGGCCGGCGCCGTGGCCGTGCTGGCCGCCCGCGAGGTCGACGCGCCCGCGATCATCGTGCCGCGGCCCGCCGTGGGCGAGACCCACGAGCGGGCGTTCGCGCTGCACGCCGACAAGGACGGCTCCGGCGCCGCGGTGCTCGCCGCGCTCGGGAAGCTCGCCCGGTACGTCGTGCGGCGCCTGGCCGAGGGCGAGCTCACCGTCGTCGGCGTCACCGGCTCCTCCGGCAAGACCTCCACCAAGGACGTCATCGCCCAGCTGATCGAGCCGCTCGGCCCGACGGTCGCGCCGCCCGGGTCGTTCAACAACGAGCTGGGCCACCCGTGGACGGCCCTGCGTGCCGACACCGGCACCCGGCACCTGGTGCTGGAGATGTCCGCGCGCGGGCTCGGGCACATCGCCGAGCTCGCGGCCATCGCGCCGCCGAAGATCGGCGTCGTGCTCAACGTCGGCACCGCGCACGTCGGCGAGTTCGGCTCGCGCGAAGGCATCGCGAAGGCCAAGGGCGAGCTGGTCGAGGCCCTGCCTGCCGACGGCCTCGCGGTGCTCAACCTCGACGACCCGCTGGTCGCGGCCATGGCGAGCCGCACGAAGGCCCGGGTGGTCTACGTCGGCGAGAGCGCGTCCGCGCAGGTCCGCGCGGCCGACATCACCCTCGACGACGAGGCCCGCGCGTCCTTCCGGCTGATCACCCCGGTCGGCGAGGCCTCGGTGAAGCTGCCGCTGCACGGCGAGCACCACGTCGGCAACGCGCTGTCCGCCGCGGCGGTCGCGCTGGAGCTGGGCGCGACGCCGGCGGAGATCGCCGCCCGCCTTTCGCAGCTCGAGCAGCGTTCCGCGCGCCGCATGGAGGTCGTCACCCGGCCCGCCGACGGCGTCACCTTCCTCAACGACTCCTACAACGCCAACCCCGAGTCGGTGCGGGCCGGCCTGAAGGCCCTCGCGGCGATGACGCGGGAGACCGGCCGCCGGTCCTGGGCCGTGCTCGGCGTGATGGCCGAGCTCGGCGCGGACTCGGTCACCGCGCACGACGAGATCGGCAGGCTCGTCGTGCGGCTCAACATCGCCAAGCTCGTCGTGGTCGGCCCCGAGGCGGCGGCGATGCACCAGGGCGCGTGCCACGAGGGCTCCTGGGGCGAGGAAGCCGCCCTGGTCCCCGACGTCGAGGCCGCCGTCGCCCTGCTGCGCGACCAGCTCCGTCCCGAGGACGTGGTGCTGGTCAAGGCGTCCAAGTCCGCCGCTCTCTGGCGCATCGTCGACGCCCTGCTCGACCAGCGCCAGTCCGACAAGTCCGAACGCTCGAACGGTGGTGACGCGTGATCAGCATCCTGATCGCGGCCGCGGCGGGTCTGCTGATCTCCATCCTGCTCACGCCCTACCTGATCCGGGTCTTCTCCCGGCAGGGCTTCGGCCAGGAGATCCGCGAGGAAGGCCCCCAGGGACACAAGTCCAAGCGCGGCACGCCGACCATGGGCGGCGTGGCGATCATCGTCGCGATGGTCGTGGGCTACTTCGCCGCCCACCTGATCAACTGGATGTTCAACTCCCGCAGCGGCGCGCCGACGGCCTCCGGGCTGCTCGTGCTGATGCTCGCGGTGGGCCTCGGGATCGTCGGGTTTCTCGACGACTTCATCAAGATCCGCAAGCAGCGCAACCTGGGGCTGAACAAGACCGCGAAGCTGGTCGGGCAGCTCGTGGTCACCATCGCGTTCGCGGTCCTGGTGCTGAACTTCCCGAACGCGCAGGGGCTCACGCCGGCGTCGGAGAGCCTCTCCTACGTCCGCGATCTCGCGCTGATCACCTTTCCGTCGGTGATCTTCGTGATCTTCTGCTACATCGTGATCTCCGGCTGGTCGAACGCGGTGAACTTCACCGACGGCCTCGACGGCCTGGCCGGCGGCTCCGCGGCGATGGTGCTGGCGACCTACGTCGTCATCTCGTTCTGGCAGGAGCGGCTCAACTGCGCGAACGGCCCGGCGCAGGCCTGCTACGACGTCCGCGACCCGCTGGACCTGGCCGTGGTCGCCGCCGCGGCGACCGGCGCCTGCGTCGGGTTCCTCTGGTGGAACGCGGCCCCGGCGAAGATCTTCATGGGCGACACCGGCTCGCTGGCCCTCGGCGGCCTGGTCGCCGGCCTGTCCATGACCACCCGCACCGAGCTGCTCGCCATCGTCATCGGCGGCCTGTTCATGGTCGAGATGATCTCGGTGGTCGCGCAGATCGCGGTGTTCCGGACGACCCGGCGACGGGTCTTCCGGATGGCGCCGTTCCACCACCACTTCGAGCTCGCCGGGTGGGCCGAAACCACGGTGATCATCCGGTTCTGGCTGCTCTCGGCGATCTGCTGCATGTTCGGGCTCGGCCTGTTCTACAGCGAGCAACTCGGCTTCGGAGGCTGACGTTGGAGATCGCGGGTCGTCACGTTCTCGTCGCCGGGGCCGGGGTCACCGGGAAGTCGATCGTGCCCGTGCTCACCGAGCTGGGCGCGAAGGTCACGGTCACCGACGGCAACGCCGAACGCCTCGCCGAGCTGGACGGCCTGGGCGCCGAGCTGGTGCCGGGCCTGACCGAGCCTCCCGAAGACACGGTCCTCGTCGTCACCAGCCCCGGCTGGCGACCGACGTCGCCGCTGCTCGCGGCCGCGGCCGAGGCGGGTGTCGAGGTCATCGGCGACGTCGAGCTGGCCTGGCGCGTGGGGCAGCTGCGCGAGCACCCGCCGTCGTGGCTGGTCGTGACCGGCACCAACGGCAAGACGACCACCGTGGGCATGCTGGAGTCGATCCTCAAGGCGGCCGGTGCGAACGCCGTGGCCTGCGGGAACATCGGCTACGCGGCGCTCGACGCGGTCCGCGCCGGCTACGACGTGCTGGCCGTCGAGCTGTCCAGCTTCCAGCTGCACTGGTCCTCGACGCTGGCCCCGGACGCCGCCGTGGTGCTCAACCTGGCCGAGGACCACATCGACTGGCACGGCTCGATGGACGAGTACGCGGCCGCCAAGGGCCGCGTGTACACCCGGGCCAAGGTCGCCGTGCACAACGCCGACGACGAGTGGTCCACCCGGATCGCTTCGGAGCACGCGCCCGAGAGCGCCCGCCGCGTCGGCTTCCAGCTCGACACCCCCCGCGCCGGTGAACTGGGGATCGTCGAGGACCTGCTGGTCGACCGCGCTTTCGTCGCCGACCCGGCGAACAGCGCCGAGGAACTCGCCACGCTCTCCGACGTCCGCCCGGCGGGCCCGCACAACGTCGCGAACGCCCTCGCCGCGGCCGCGCTGGCCCGCGCCCACGGCGTCTCGCCGGAGGCCGTGCTGAAGGGCCTGCGCGAGTACCAGCCCGCGCCGCACCGGGCCGTCGAGGTGGCCGAGGTCGCCGGCGTCCGGTACGTCAACGACTCGAAGGCGACCAACCCGCACGCGGCCGCCGGGTCGCTGCGGGCGCACGAATCGATCGTGTGGATCGCCGGCGGCCAGCTCAAGGGCGCCTCCGTCGACGAGCTGGTGAGCAGCATCGCAGGCCGCCTGCGCGCAGTTGTGCTACTCGGCGTCGATTCACCCGTGATCGCCGCCGCGGTCGCGCGACACGCGCCGGATGTCCCGGTGAACAGCCTCCGTCCGGGTGACGATGAACCCATGACTGCGGCGGTGAGTGCGGCCAGCGCGATGGCCCGGCCCGGAGACGTGGTGCTGCTGGCACCCGCCGCGGCGTCGTTGGACATGTTCACGAGCTACGGCGAGCGCGGCGACGCGTTCGCCGCGGCCGTGCGTGTCCTCCGCGACGACGCAGCGGGGGAGCCGAGTGACGACAGCTGAACCCAAGCCCGCACCACCGCCGAAGCGGCCACGCCGCGAGCGCAAGGAAAGCGGGTTCGTCGCCGTCCGGACCGCGCTGACCGCGTGGCTTTCCCGCCCGCTGGCGTCGTTCCACCTCGTGCTCGCCCTCACCGGCGTGCTCACCGTCATCGGCATCGTCATGGTGCTGTCGGCGTCGTCGGTCGCGTCCTACAACCCGAAGACCGGCAGCGGCGTCTACTCGCTGTTCGTCAAGCACCTCGTGTTCGTCGCGATCGGCTCGGTCGTGTTCTGGCTCGGCCTGCGGGTCAAGCTGGAGCGGATCCGGCGGATGTCGGCCACCGCGACGGTGATCTGCCTCGGCCTGCTGGTGCTCGTGCTCACCCCGCTCGGCTCGGAGGTCAACGGCTCGCAGGGCTGGTTCAAGATCGGCGAGTTCACCTTCCAGCCCGTCGAGGCCGCGAAGGTCGCGCTGGCCTTCTGGGGCGCCCACATCCTGGTGATCAAGTACAACGTGATCCACCAGTGGCGGCACCTGCTGGTGCCGGTGGTGCCGATCGCGCTGCTGATGTTCGCCCTGGTCATGCTGCAGCCCGACCTCGGCGGCACGGTCACCCTCGCCGTTGTGCTCCTGGCGCTGCTGTGGTTCGCCGGCGCCCCGAAACGGCTGTTCGGCGTGATCCTCGCCGGCGGCCTGGCCGGCGTGCTCGTGCTGGCGGTCATCGCGCCCTACCGGCTCGCCCGGGTCATGTCGTTCCTCTCGCCGGACGCCGACGTCACCGCCGAGGGCTTCCAGGCCAACCAGGCCAAGCTGGCACTGGCCGACGGCGGGTTCCTCGGCAAGGGCCTCGGCCAGGGCACCTCCAACTGGGGCTACCTGCCGAACGTGCAGAACGACTTCATCTTCGCCCTGATCGGCGAGGAGCTCGGGCTGATCGGCTGCGTCGTGGTGCTGCTGCTCTTCGGCGGGGTCGCCGTCGTCGGCCTGCGGATCGCCACCCGCAACATCGACCCGTGGATCCGGATCGTCTCCGGCACGCTGACCGTGTTCCTGGTCGCGCAGGCCGGCATCAACATCGGGTACGTCGTCGGCCTGCTGCCGGTCACCGGCGTCACCCTGCCGCTGATCTCCTACGGCGGGACGTCGCTGGTGATCACCATGCTCATCATGGGGGTGCTCGCGAACGCCGCCCGGCACGAACCGGAGGCGGTGGCCGCACTGCGCACACAGGGGCCGGGTAAATTCGGGCGACTGCTGCGGCTGCCCGCGCCCGACCCGTACCGCCCGCCCGCCACCCGCAAGGCGGCGGGACGGAGTGGGGCGAAGGCGGCCAGGCCGGCGCCCCGTGCGGCGCGGCCCGCCCCGGCACAGGAACGACGCAGGTCGGTCCGCGAGCCGGTGCGCCGCAGCGCGGCACGGACGAGCACGACCCGCACGAGCACGTCTCGCGGCGGGGCCGCGCGGACAACAGCGAGCCGTGGTACCCGGAGTACCGCGAACCGGAGAGGTCATCGGTGAGTAACCCCGTCAAGGGAGCCGGGCGATCGCCCGCGGGCAAGGCGCCCGTGGTCGTGGTCGCCGGAGGTGGCAGCGCAGGACACATCGAACCCGCCCTCGCGCTGGCCGACGCCGTCATGCGGCTGCGCCCGGACGCGACGGTCGTGGCGCTCGGCACCGAGCGCGGCCTGGAGAACAAGCTGGTCCCGGCGCGTGGTTACCCGCTGGAGCTGATCCCGCCGGTGCCGATGCCGCGCAAGCCGACGCCGGAGCTGCTCCGGCTGCCGCTGAAGGTCCGCGACTCGGTCCGGAAGACCCGTGAGGTGCTGGAGCGGGTCGGCGCGGACGTCGTCGTCGGCTTCGGCGGCTACGTCGCCCTCCCGGCCTACCTGGCCGCGCGCGGGCGCATCCCGATCGTCGTCCACGAGGCCAACCAGTCGCCGGGCCTGGCGAACAAGGTCGGCGCGCGGTTCGCGCACCGGGTCGCGGTCGCCGTCCCCGGCACGCCGCTGCCGAAGGCCGAGGTCGTCGGGATCCCGCTGCGGCCGTCGATCACGACGCTGGACCGCGCCGCGCTGCGGGCCGAGGCCCGGGAGCACTTCGGCTTGGACCCGGACGCGCCGACGCTGCTGGTGTTCGGCGGTTCGCAGGGCGCGGTGTCGATCAACAACGCCCTGTCGGGCGCGGCGAAGGACTTCGCGGACGCCGGGGTCGGCGTGCTGCACGCGCACGGCCCGAAGAACACCCTGGTCGTCCAGGAGTTCCCGGGCCGGCCGGCGTATGTGCCGGTGCCCTACCTGGAGCGGATGGACCTGGCCTACGCGGCGGCCGACGCCACGGTGTGCCGCTCGGGCGCGATGACCGTCGCCGAGGTGACCGCCGTCGGGCTGCCCGCTGTGTTCGTCCCGCTGCCCTACGGCAACGGCGAGCAGGCCACCAACGCCCGGCCCGCCGTCGACGCCGGGGCCGCGCTGATGGTCGAAGACGCCGACCTCACCCCGGCGAAGGTCGCCGAACTGATCGTCCCGCTGGTGACCGACGCCGACCGCGTCGCGAAGATGAGCGCGGCGGCGGTCGGCATGGGGCACCGCCAAGCCGACGAAGTGCTCGCCAAGATCGTCCTGGAGGCCGCCGGTGCTTGACCTGCCTGAAGACCTGCGCCGGGCCCACCTGATCGGGATCGGCGGCGCCGGCATGTCCGGCATCGCGCGGATCCTGCTGGCCCGGGGCGCTTTCGTGTCGGGCTCGGACGCCAAGGAGTCGCGGGCGCTGCTGTCGCTGCGCGCCCAGGGCGCCGAACTGTTCGTCGGCCAGAACGCTGCGAACATCTCGTCGCTCTCCGAGCCGCCGTCCGCGGTGGTCGTCTCGACGGCGATCAAGGAGACCAACCCGGAGCTGGCCGCGGCCCGCGCCGCCGGCATCCCGGTGCTGCACCGGGCGCAGGCCCTGGCCGGGCTGATGGCGGGCCACCGCATCGCCTGCATCGCGGGCACGCACGGCAAGACGTCGACGACGTCGATGCTCACGGTCGCGCTGCAGCACTGCCGGCTCGACCCGTCGTTCGCCATCGGCGGCGACCTCAACGAGTCCGGCGCCAACGCCCACCACGGCGAGGGCGGCGTCTTCGTCGCCGAGGCCGACGAGAGCGACGGCTCGTTCCTGACGTACGTGCCGTCGGTCGCGGTGGTGACGAACGTCGAGCCGGACCACCTGGACCACCACGGCACTGCCGAGGCATACACGAAGGTGTTCCGGGACTTTGCCGACCGGATCGAGCCGGGCGGGCTGCTGATCGTCTGCGCCGACGACGAGGGGGCCGACGCGCTCGGCGACGAAGCCGAGAAGCGCGGCATCCGGGTGCAGCGGTACGGCCGCTCGGTCAGCGGGGCGGACGACGCCGGGATC
This window of the Amycolatopsis balhimycina FH 1894 genome carries:
- a CDS encoding peptidoglycan D,D-transpeptidase FtsI family protein, whose product is MASTRAQTRPRAGSARRTYAAGTRSAAARRGNGGHRSRFSAVRLLLVALLLVAGVKLVQVQWFDAAALSAAAERQRTQTIDIPAQRGSIVDRNGAKLAFSVEVRSLSVNLKALHKSMDDWVAKNPGTKKTFDSETAAAAKYIAAKVPNQLTEQQLLDQFHKQASFTYLEHNVEPSVAADIWKQFSWIEREKRALREYPGDNLASNIVGVANWRTEDKDISKHNLHGLVGLEQSRDNDLAGTPGRMLVNTKNGSDNVVIPGTERDLQAAVPGSDLELTIDSDLQYELQRQLTDYVQQSHAKGGQAVVMDAKTGEVYALANDKTFDPNDPSTFNDPEAMNDRAVTTPFEPGSVNKIVTATGAIAYGVATPESTLEVPGSMPVADKVVHDAWTHGTQTFTTTGVFAKSSNIGTLLLAQKVGAEHYADLLKKFGLGQRTGVGLPGESAGSVPARSQWSATTFGNLPIGQGLSMTILQMTGMYQAIANDGLRVEPRIVKAKINPDGTAVPEPAPKTVQVVSPEAAKTVRDMMRAVAQNGKGLQKGTATTAAVEGYQISGKTGTGQQVDPRTKAYSDHLYNITFAGILPADHPRFVVGIRLDAPDTTLPGGHSAAPLFHTIASYLTQRYQIPLSDGSSPVVPLVITP
- a CDS encoding UDP-N-acetylmuramoyl-L-alanyl-D-glutamate--2,6-diaminopimelate ligase, yielding MKAVPAPPRPARIVPVPLATLLARADARLIAGSPDAAELTVTGTTLRAQHVLPGDLFAALPGARAHGADFSDQAVAAGAVAVLTDAEGAERPALRDAGVPILVHADPRAALGEIAAWIYGEPSLRLAVLGVTGTSGKTTTSYLVDAGLQAAGLTTGLIGTVETRIAGERLVSGFTTPEAPDLQALLAVMLERGVTHVPMEVSSHALALGRVNGTRFAVGAFTNLSQDHLDFHKDMQEYFAAKSLLFDGRSTTEVVVVDSAWGQALLTPQTITVTTDPGTDAAWKATDLEATPQGEQTFTLHGPGGVSARARIPLPGEFNVANAVLAAAILSTAGVGLEHIVTGLAQVQVPGRMERVYVGQEFTAVVDYAHKPAAVAQGLDALRARAEGRIITVLGCGGDRDTAKRPMMGEAAARRSEVLIVTDDNPRSEDPAAIRAAMLAGARAAGPAEIVEIADRREAIAHAVSLAEPGDIVFLAGKGHESGQEAGGVVHPFSDRDELAAAIRNKLEVSV
- a CDS encoding UDP-N-acetylmuramoyl-tripeptide--D-alanyl-D-alanine ligase, which encodes MIVLSLAEIADVVGGRLHRADGGAQVTGSVEFDTRQLAPGGLYVALPGAKVDGHDFAAQAVEAGAVAVLAAREVDAPAIIVPRPAVGETHERAFALHADKDGSGAAVLAALGKLARYVVRRLAEGELTVVGVTGSSGKTSTKDVIAQLIEPLGPTVAPPGSFNNELGHPWTALRADTGTRHLVLEMSARGLGHIAELAAIAPPKIGVVLNVGTAHVGEFGSREGIAKAKGELVEALPADGLAVLNLDDPLVAAMASRTKARVVYVGESASAQVRAADITLDDEARASFRLITPVGEASVKLPLHGEHHVGNALSAAAVALELGATPAEIAARLSQLEQRSARRMEVVTRPADGVTFLNDSYNANPESVRAGLKALAAMTRETGRRSWAVLGVMAELGADSVTAHDEIGRLVVRLNIAKLVVVGPEAAAMHQGACHEGSWGEEAALVPDVEAAVALLRDQLRPEDVVLVKASKSAALWRIVDALLDQRQSDKSERSNGGDA
- the mraY gene encoding phospho-N-acetylmuramoyl-pentapeptide-transferase; its protein translation is MISILIAAAAGLLISILLTPYLIRVFSRQGFGQEIREEGPQGHKSKRGTPTMGGVAIIVAMVVGYFAAHLINWMFNSRSGAPTASGLLVLMLAVGLGIVGFLDDFIKIRKQRNLGLNKTAKLVGQLVVTIAFAVLVLNFPNAQGLTPASESLSYVRDLALITFPSVIFVIFCYIVISGWSNAVNFTDGLDGLAGGSAAMVLATYVVISFWQERLNCANGPAQACYDVRDPLDLAVVAAAATGACVGFLWWNAAPAKIFMGDTGSLALGGLVAGLSMTTRTELLAIVIGGLFMVEMISVVAQIAVFRTTRRRVFRMAPFHHHFELAGWAETTVIIRFWLLSAICCMFGLGLFYSEQLGFGG
- the murD gene encoding UDP-N-acetylmuramoyl-L-alanine--D-glutamate ligase gives rise to the protein MEIAGRHVLVAGAGVTGKSIVPVLTELGAKVTVTDGNAERLAELDGLGAELVPGLTEPPEDTVLVVTSPGWRPTSPLLAAAAEAGVEVIGDVELAWRVGQLREHPPSWLVVTGTNGKTTTVGMLESILKAAGANAVACGNIGYAALDAVRAGYDVLAVELSSFQLHWSSTLAPDAAVVLNLAEDHIDWHGSMDEYAAAKGRVYTRAKVAVHNADDEWSTRIASEHAPESARRVGFQLDTPRAGELGIVEDLLVDRAFVADPANSAEELATLSDVRPAGPHNVANALAAAALARAHGVSPEAVLKGLREYQPAPHRAVEVAEVAGVRYVNDSKATNPHAAAGSLRAHESIVWIAGGQLKGASVDELVSSIAGRLRAVVLLGVDSPVIAAAVARHAPDVPVNSLRPGDDEPMTAAVSAASAMARPGDVVLLAPAAASLDMFTSYGERGDAFAAAVRVLRDDAAGEPSDDS
- the ftsW gene encoding putative lipid II flippase FtsW; protein product: MTTAEPKPAPPPKRPRRERKESGFVAVRTALTAWLSRPLASFHLVLALTGVLTVIGIVMVLSASSVASYNPKTGSGVYSLFVKHLVFVAIGSVVFWLGLRVKLERIRRMSATATVICLGLLVLVLTPLGSEVNGSQGWFKIGEFTFQPVEAAKVALAFWGAHILVIKYNVIHQWRHLLVPVVPIALLMFALVMLQPDLGGTVTLAVVLLALLWFAGAPKRLFGVILAGGLAGVLVLAVIAPYRLARVMSFLSPDADVTAEGFQANQAKLALADGGFLGKGLGQGTSNWGYLPNVQNDFIFALIGEELGLIGCVVVLLLFGGVAVVGLRIATRNIDPWIRIVSGTLTVFLVAQAGINIGYVVGLLPVTGVTLPLISYGGTSLVITMLIMGVLANAARHEPEAVAALRTQGPGKFGRLLRLPAPDPYRPPATRKAAGRSGAKAARPAPRAARPAPAQERRRSVREPVRRSAARTSTTRTSTSRGGAARTTASRGTRSTANRRGHR
- the murG gene encoding undecaprenyldiphospho-muramoylpentapeptide beta-N-acetylglucosaminyltransferase, with product MSNPVKGAGRSPAGKAPVVVVAGGGSAGHIEPALALADAVMRLRPDATVVALGTERGLENKLVPARGYPLELIPPVPMPRKPTPELLRLPLKVRDSVRKTREVLERVGADVVVGFGGYVALPAYLAARGRIPIVVHEANQSPGLANKVGARFAHRVAVAVPGTPLPKAEVVGIPLRPSITTLDRAALRAEAREHFGLDPDAPTLLVFGGSQGAVSINNALSGAAKDFADAGVGVLHAHGPKNTLVVQEFPGRPAYVPVPYLERMDLAYAAADATVCRSGAMTVAEVTAVGLPAVFVPLPYGNGEQATNARPAVDAGAALMVEDADLTPAKVAELIVPLVTDADRVAKMSAAAVGMGHRQADEVLAKIVLEAAGA
- the murC gene encoding UDP-N-acetylmuramate--L-alanine ligase, which translates into the protein MLDLPEDLRRAHLIGIGGAGMSGIARILLARGAFVSGSDAKESRALLSLRAQGAELFVGQNAANISSLSEPPSAVVVSTAIKETNPELAAARAAGIPVLHRAQALAGLMAGHRIACIAGTHGKTSTTSMLTVALQHCRLDPSFAIGGDLNESGANAHHGEGGVFVAEADESDGSFLTYVPSVAVVTNVEPDHLDHHGTAEAYTKVFRDFADRIEPGGLLIVCADDEGADALGDEAEKRGIRVQRYGRSVSGADDAGITSYEPLPDGGIVRISLRGEPIDVKVAVPGEHMALNAVAALLAGIALGAPVSGLAEGLAAFGGVRRRFEFKGRAGDVRVYDDYAHHPTEVAAQLRAVRTAAGAGRVLVVFQPHLYSRTKTFSTEFAEALSLADEVVVLDVYGAREEPEPGVTGALIADRVTAAVHYEPAFDVAAPLVAGLAKPGDLVVTMGAGDVTQLGPEILAELDKR